A window of the Lactuca sativa cultivar Salinas chromosome 7, Lsat_Salinas_v11, whole genome shotgun sequence genome harbors these coding sequences:
- the LOC111905700 gene encoding cytidine deaminase 1, producing MSHLVVQYKSSMHMNEFINPYIYPPPSYLSFLPLHSSIHGATTNHRPPPPYATGFRMNQPARRYIITASEAESMARSKGLTVPQLLPSLVKSAQDLARTPISKFNVGVVGLSSDGRIFFGGNIEFPGLPLHHSIHAEQFLITNLAAHGGGPKLLNIAVSAAPCGHCRQFLQELRGVSKTQIIVTDQPLENPDYKPISSILPNPFGPFDLLDQETPLILEKHSNKLSLKDDSSITQNGNTPNLSNGYHELINKNEETLITEALEAARGSHAPYSGCPSGVALMDCEGKVYKGSYMESAAYNPSMMPVQAALVAYMVAGGGGYERIVAAVLVEKEEVLVKQEDTARLMLKYISPKCEFRVLHCI from the coding sequence ATGAGTCATTTAGTTGTACAATACAAATCCTCAATGCATATGAATGAGTTTATTAACCCCTATATATATCCTCCTCCATCCTATCTGTCCTTCCTCCCCCTCCACTCCTCGATTCACGGAGCAACAACCAACCACCGCCCACCACCACCATACGCCACCGGATTCAGGATGAATCAACCAGCAAGAAGATACATAATCACAGCTTCAGAAGCTGAATCAATGGCGAGATCTAAAGGTCTCACTGTCCCTCAACTTCTCCCATCGCTCGTTAAATCTGCTCAAGATCTCGCTCGTACACCCATTTCGAAATTCAACGTTGGGGTCGTTGGATTAAGCTCCGATGGCCGAATATTCTTCGGTGGCAACATCGAGTTCCCTGGTCTTCCCCTCCACCATTCCATCCACGCTGAACAGTTCCTTATCACCAACCTCGCTGCCCACGGCGGCGGTCCTAAACTACTGAACATAGCCGTGTCCGCCGCTCCTTGTGGCCATTGCCGGCAGTTCCTCCAAGAACTCCGGGGAGTTTCCAAAACCCAGATCATAGTCACAGATCAACCTCTAGAAAACCCCGATTACAAACCGATTTCATCGATCTTACCTAACCCGTTTGGCCCTTTTGATTTATTAGATCAAGAAACGCCTCTAATTCTTGAGAAACATAGCAACAAGCTGTCTCTCAAAGATGATTCCTCGATCACCCAAAACGGAAATACACCGAATTTATCAAATGGGTATCACGAATTGATTAATAAGAACGAAGAAACTCTTATAACAGAGGCTCTGGAGGCGGCGCGTGGTTCACACGCGCCCTACAGTGGATGTCCGTCGGGTGTGGCATTGATGGATTGTGAAGGGAAAGTGTACAAGGGATCCTACATGGAGTCTGCGGCGTATAATCCGAGTATGATGCCAGTGCAGGCGGCGCTGGTGGCGTACATGGTTGCCGGCGGTGGTGGGTATGAAAGGATAGTGGCGGCGGTGCTGGTGGAGAAGGAGGAAGTGCTGGTGAAACAAGAGGATACGGCTAGGTTGATGTTGAAATATATCTCACCAAAATGCGAGTTTAGAGTTCTTCATTGTATTTGA